The following proteins are co-located in the Paludibaculum fermentans genome:
- a CDS encoding Gfo/Idh/MocA family protein produces MNQSETWSRRKFIGTSSAAWMTAAGAQRVLGANDKVRVAVCGVRKRGWDHVRQFAKLPNVEVAAICEVDENVLNGRLKDMEKLGLPKPKTYFDVRRLLEDKSIDAVSVATPTSWHALIGIWACQAGKDAYVEKPCSHNWWEGRQLVAAAKKYNRIVQHGTQGRSRKSGMEAMTKLHEGLIGDIYMARGLCYKRRDTIGKTPAEPTPAGVHYDLWTGPAPLRPFTKNHFHYNWHWFWDYGNGDLGNQGIHQVDMARHGMQLKFPNKITAMGGHFVFDDDQETPNTLSCAFQYDLPGGKRKMIEFEVRHWITNREAEIGTDFMYSQGQGPNTIGTIFYGANGYLAVGDEDTLNGYRSYIGKDMIPGPTHHEGGDHFANFIDVVRSRKQEDLHAPIEEGHISCTLVHLANASYRLGRTLNFDPVAEKVIGDDAANRLLRDADRGYRAPFVIPDKV; encoded by the coding sequence ATGAATCAATCAGAAACATGGAGCCGCCGGAAGTTCATCGGCACCTCGTCGGCAGCCTGGATGACAGCCGCCGGCGCGCAGCGCGTCCTCGGCGCCAACGACAAGGTACGCGTCGCCGTGTGCGGCGTGAGGAAGCGCGGCTGGGATCACGTCCGGCAGTTCGCGAAACTGCCTAACGTCGAAGTGGCCGCCATCTGCGAAGTCGACGAGAACGTGCTGAACGGCCGCCTCAAGGATATGGAGAAGCTGGGGCTGCCCAAGCCGAAGACCTACTTTGACGTGCGCCGGCTGCTCGAAGACAAATCGATCGATGCGGTCTCTGTGGCCACGCCTACCAGTTGGCATGCGCTGATCGGCATCTGGGCCTGCCAGGCCGGCAAGGACGCCTATGTCGAGAAGCCCTGTTCCCACAACTGGTGGGAAGGTCGGCAACTGGTCGCCGCGGCGAAGAAGTACAACCGCATCGTGCAGCACGGCACGCAGGGCCGCTCCCGCAAGTCCGGCATGGAGGCCATGACCAAGCTCCACGAAGGACTCATCGGCGACATCTACATGGCGCGCGGCCTCTGCTACAAACGCCGCGACACCATCGGCAAGACTCCGGCCGAGCCCACGCCCGCCGGTGTCCACTACGATCTATGGACCGGACCAGCGCCGCTGCGCCCTTTCACAAAGAATCACTTCCACTACAACTGGCACTGGTTCTGGGACTACGGCAACGGCGACCTTGGCAACCAGGGCATCCACCAGGTCGACATGGCGCGCCACGGCATGCAGCTCAAGTTCCCCAACAAGATCACGGCCATGGGCGGACACTTCGTCTTCGACGACGACCAGGAGACCCCCAACACGTTGTCCTGCGCCTTCCAGTACGACCTGCCCGGAGGCAAACGCAAGATGATCGAGTTTGAGGTCCGCCACTGGATCACCAACCGCGAAGCCGAGATCGGCACGGACTTCATGTACAGCCAGGGCCAGGGTCCCAACACCATCGGCACGATCTTCTATGGCGCGAACGGCTATCTCGCCGTGGGCGACGAGGACACCCTGAACGGCTACCGCTCCTACATCGGCAAGGACATGATCCCGGGGCCGACCCATCATGAGGGCGGCGACCACTTTGCCAACTTCATCGATGTCGTCCGCAGCCGCAAACAGGAGGACCTGCACGCGCCCATCGAGGAAGGTCACATCTCGTGCACCCTGGTCCACCTCGCTAACGCATCTTACCGCCTGGGCCGCACCTTGAACTTCGATCCCGTGGCGGAGAAAGTGATCGGCGACGACGCCGCCAATCGCCTGCTGCGCGACGCCGACCGCGGCTACCGCGCGCCGTTCGTGATTCCGGACAAGGTCTGA
- a CDS encoding class I tRNA ligase family protein: MYQPVPKVPDFPALERDVLRFWEQNQTFAKLRAQNAGKEKWSFLDGPITANNPMGVHHAWGRTLKDMYQRYHAMNGKELRYQNGFDCQGLWVEVEVEKSLGLGTKRDIADYGMDKFVRACKERVLTFATRQTEQSIRLGYWCDWDKPEVLLGLRDALADGDRVVTFTMPSGKEVTARASEIIGKLGSAEYGGSYFTFANENNYTIWSFLKKCNSEGFIYRGHDVMPWCGRCGTGLSQMEVAEGRKITQHTSVFVRFPILGEEKTALLVWTTTPWTLTSNVAAAVNPGMTYLKVRHGEWTYYIGKGNFERDRIQDLQVEGKHETHKLPSIRTILKGSGTLDVLGEVSGASLVGLKYSGPFDELPAQNQSRHAHRVVAWTDVSDAEGTGIVHIAPGCGAEDQALGRKEDLAVIAPLGENARFLDGFGAYTGRHASEIADDIVTELREKGLLVSKEKYPHVYPHCWRCKEELIFRPVDEWFIRMDWRDRIQNSVPTIKWIPSDGEAREQDWLKNMGDWMISKKRFWGLALPIWVCGACHSFQVIGGYDELKSKAVEGWDEFEGHTPHRPFIDKVKLRCEHCGGTATRVEDVGNPWLDAGIVPFSTMRFTSDNEYWQKWFPADLVLESFPGQFRNWFYSMLAMSAMLVNKAPFKALLGHGLVRDARGEEMHKSKGNSIAFDEAAEVLGAEVMRYIYAEQKTSQHLNFPDLKPTAGQTIDGEARRKLLTFWNCYSFFVMYASADGWKPSAEAKPSTNELDRWVLSRLQRLVADAHGSFQSFEHYKLIERFQEFDEDFSNWYLRRSRRRFWQSDNDAYQTLYTVLTTVIRLMAPVLPFLTEHVYQNLVRAVDPSAPESVHLTSYPVADESLMDEELETSIAAVIRLKNLALHLRTQSKVKVRQPLSVLTIRPKDEQERKVLENEKYAAQILEEGNIQRLALIEDEGALVKARLKPDLKKLGPRAGKHLKAISAAFEAATLREVRANPTFPVKVGDEVIEVAQDEYFVFWEGPATLQCTEEGGTFLALDTTLTPALLQEGIARDFNRLVQDQRKAQNLLISDRITVRYQASARIVEAVETHTEYLKGELLAESIVLEPEVQDGAALTLGGEPLTVALSKV; encoded by the coding sequence ATGTATCAGCCCGTACCCAAGGTGCCCGATTTCCCCGCTCTCGAGCGGGATGTGCTCCGTTTCTGGGAGCAGAACCAGACGTTCGCCAAGCTGCGCGCGCAGAATGCCGGCAAGGAGAAGTGGTCGTTTCTGGACGGGCCGATTACCGCCAACAACCCCATGGGCGTACATCACGCCTGGGGCCGCACATTGAAAGACATGTACCAGCGCTACCATGCCATGAACGGCAAGGAACTGCGCTACCAGAACGGCTTCGACTGCCAGGGCCTGTGGGTGGAAGTGGAAGTGGAAAAGAGCCTGGGCCTGGGCACGAAGCGCGACATCGCCGACTATGGCATGGACAAGTTTGTGCGCGCCTGCAAGGAGCGCGTGCTGACCTTCGCCACGCGGCAGACCGAGCAGTCGATCCGCCTGGGCTATTGGTGCGACTGGGACAAGCCGGAAGTGCTGTTAGGCCTGCGCGACGCGCTGGCCGACGGCGACCGCGTGGTGACCTTCACCATGCCCAGCGGCAAGGAAGTGACGGCCCGCGCCAGCGAGATCATCGGCAAGCTGGGCAGCGCGGAGTACGGCGGCAGCTACTTCACGTTCGCCAATGAGAACAACTACACCATCTGGTCGTTCCTGAAGAAGTGCAATTCCGAGGGCTTCATCTACCGCGGCCATGACGTCATGCCGTGGTGCGGACGCTGCGGCACCGGTCTCTCGCAGATGGAAGTGGCCGAAGGGCGCAAGATCACGCAGCACACGTCGGTGTTCGTGCGGTTCCCCATCCTGGGCGAGGAGAAGACGGCGCTGCTGGTGTGGACGACCACTCCGTGGACGCTCACCTCCAACGTGGCGGCGGCCGTGAATCCCGGGATGACGTACCTGAAGGTGCGCCACGGCGAATGGACCTACTACATCGGCAAGGGCAATTTCGAACGCGACCGCATCCAGGATCTCCAGGTGGAGGGCAAGCACGAGACGCACAAGCTGCCTTCGATCCGCACCATCCTGAAGGGCAGCGGCACGCTGGATGTGCTGGGTGAGGTTTCCGGTGCGTCCCTGGTGGGTCTGAAATACAGCGGCCCGTTCGACGAACTGCCGGCGCAGAACCAGTCGCGGCACGCGCATCGCGTGGTGGCGTGGACGGACGTCAGCGACGCGGAAGGCACGGGCATCGTCCACATCGCGCCGGGCTGCGGCGCGGAAGATCAGGCGCTGGGCCGCAAGGAAGACCTGGCGGTGATTGCTCCGCTGGGCGAGAACGCGCGCTTCCTCGACGGCTTCGGCGCCTACACCGGGCGCCACGCCAGCGAGATCGCCGACGACATCGTGACCGAGCTGCGCGAGAAGGGCCTGCTGGTCTCGAAGGAAAAGTACCCGCACGTCTACCCGCACTGCTGGCGCTGCAAGGAAGAGCTGATCTTCCGCCCCGTGGATGAATGGTTCATCCGCATGGACTGGCGCGACCGCATCCAGAACTCCGTGCCGACCATCAAGTGGATCCCGTCGGACGGCGAAGCCCGTGAGCAGGATTGGCTCAAGAACATGGGCGACTGGATGATCTCGAAGAAGCGCTTCTGGGGCCTGGCGCTGCCCATCTGGGTCTGCGGCGCGTGCCATTCGTTCCAGGTGATCGGCGGCTACGACGAGCTGAAGTCGAAGGCGGTGGAAGGTTGGGACGAGTTCGAAGGCCACACGCCGCACAGGCCGTTCATCGACAAGGTGAAGCTGCGCTGCGAGCATTGCGGCGGCACGGCGACACGCGTGGAAGACGTGGGCAATCCCTGGCTGGACGCGGGCATCGTGCCGTTCTCGACGATGCGCTTCACCTCGGACAACGAATACTGGCAGAAGTGGTTCCCGGCCGATCTCGTACTCGAGTCGTTCCCCGGCCAGTTCCGGAACTGGTTCTACTCGATGCTGGCCATGTCGGCCATGCTGGTGAACAAGGCTCCGTTCAAGGCGCTGCTGGGCCACGGCCTGGTGCGCGACGCGCGCGGCGAGGAGATGCACAAGTCGAAGGGCAACTCCATTGCGTTCGACGAAGCGGCGGAGGTGCTGGGCGCCGAAGTGATGCGCTACATCTACGCCGAGCAGAAGACGTCGCAGCACCTGAACTTCCCTGACCTGAAGCCGACGGCGGGCCAGACGATCGACGGCGAAGCGCGGCGCAAGCTGCTGACCTTCTGGAACTGCTACAGCTTCTTCGTGATGTACGCTTCGGCCGACGGATGGAAGCCCTCCGCCGAGGCCAAGCCAAGCACAAACGAACTGGACCGCTGGGTGCTGAGCCGCCTGCAACGCCTGGTCGCCGACGCTCATGGTTCGTTCCAGAGTTTTGAGCATTACAAGCTGATTGAGCGCTTCCAGGAGTTCGACGAGGACTTCTCGAACTGGTACCTGCGGCGTTCCCGGCGCCGGTTCTGGCAGAGCGACAACGACGCCTACCAGACGCTGTACACGGTGCTGACGACGGTGATCCGTCTGATGGCGCCGGTGCTGCCGTTCCTGACGGAGCACGTGTACCAGAACCTGGTGCGGGCGGTGGATCCCTCCGCTCCAGAGTCGGTGCACCTGACCTCGTATCCGGTGGCCGACGAGAGCCTGATGGACGAGGAGCTGGAAACCTCGATCGCGGCCGTGATCCGCCTCAAGAACCTGGCGCTGCACCTGCGGACGCAGAGCAAGGTGAAAGTGCGGCAGCCTCTGAGCGTTCTCACCATCCGGCCGAAAGATGAACAGGAGCGCAAGGTCCTGGAGAACGAGAAGTACGCGGCGCAGATCCTGGAAGAGGGCAACATCCAGCGACTGGCGCTGATTGAAGACGAGGGCGCGCTGGTGAAGGCGCGGCTGAAGCCCGATCTCAAGAAGCTGGGGCCGCGCGCCGGCAAGCACCTGAAGGCGATCAGCGCGGCGTTCGAAGCCGCGACGTTGCGTGAAGTTCGTGCGAACCCGACCTTCCCAGTGAAAGTTGGGGACGAAGTGATCGAGGTGGCGCAGGACGAGTACTTCGTGTTCTGGGAAGGCCCGGCGACGCTGCAGTGCACGGAGGAGGGCGGCACGTTCCTGGCGCTCGACACGACGCTGACGCCGGCACTGCTCCAGGAAGGCATTGCGCGCGACTTCAACCGGCTGGTGCAGGATCAGCGCAAGGCGCAGAACCTGCTGATCTCCGACAGGATCACGGTGCGGTACCAGGCTTCGGCGCGAATCGTCGAGGCGGTGGAGACGCACACTGAGTACCTGAAAGGGGAACTGCTGGCGGAGAGCATCGTGCTGGAACCTGAAGTTCAGGACGGCGCTGCGCTGACGCTGGGCGGGGAACCGCTGACGGTGGCGTTGAGCAAAGTCTAA
- a CDS encoding outer membrane protein assembly factor BamB family protein yields the protein MTLRTTLLVLSGLPLLVAQTRPAAPQVLYLEKVRTFADTLLANGLDRYGSKSTPAWVSMLDIKTRRIPESKDPNWQRSYDAEDYMRNARGSNLYRDIATIQTFLELSTLTGDPRYQQAADAYMSWFMQTCASPTTGLFAWGEHMFYNVVREDIEANRHELERQLPPWEELWRLNPEAVRREIEGLYTYHIHDKETFNFDRHGNFYTGKFDDPQVRGPYTKHSGLYAYSFLFLYTKTGEQKHLDWALKAGQMFWKVRNPQTNLIGGAWAPVQSGPTNLPGHLSWYLLHAYRLDRRQTVLRDVAAGLAKAYMQASWDPVARRYHRDVNVSDAKPLPGYLSPWSDGQGESGMFGQAALMAFQETGDPQFMEFARRYAQAAFEDPISSGIHPETYGKSLEFLLDMFEATHETAYLKAVRRFAAKACDTLFENGLIKETPDGYIYNASSGAGDLAHALLRAAKVESAAGVPASADDRFPVLDSWSFPKLVKAGQPVSISLKPGPLPQGARMVLIADASQEIQPSISAPGVYRFELPASTTGGARHFAARVRVTGSLSWQAWSGQQTVWTSEIAAFPNILLGGQPAPGVERLAAAAINGRPPANALPWLFRLPAAATRSTLSVHLTPEEMDPYLPNSLKLYRQVNHTWVPVASKVDPAARSLTTQAAPGLYAIGGEPRLNWRLPTDGALLVSPVVADFQHDGKTLQIALATNDIDRSLHLLRPDGTSLWRFPAKGALTTPVLVQTGSQPAIAFASLDTLYLVNAQGREQWSRKFNSRVLPPAFTQGRLYAATAGGELLVLDPTGAVLWRYALGAAAVTSPVVTDLLGDGSRVILLGGADAKLHAIVENKGELWAAEARGPRFLPPAVGDIDGDGKLEVVFAAKSVSTAHEVVALNAKGVRLWAHEAHREGEWAPVLADMQGLGYKQVIVETELSPWPKCELTILDRDGRRLRGIPIQSRVTLIPVATDLDADGKLDLVFPCNEDRRMHAVANSGADLWSFAPKSLNYTGAKMKGGGSPAIADIDGDGRLELVVGDDETVLNCIRTETRQPPRTIVIGEFRHSGAHTGN from the coding sequence ATGACGCTTAGAACGACACTCCTCGTCCTTTCCGGACTCCCGCTCCTGGTGGCCCAGACTCGCCCCGCGGCGCCGCAGGTGCTCTACCTGGAGAAAGTGCGGACCTTCGCCGACACCCTGTTGGCAAACGGCCTGGACCGCTACGGCAGCAAGTCCACGCCGGCCTGGGTTTCGATGCTCGACATCAAAACTCGCCGCATTCCCGAGTCAAAGGACCCCAACTGGCAGCGCTCCTACGACGCCGAAGACTACATGCGCAACGCGCGCGGCAGCAACCTCTATCGCGACATCGCCACCATCCAGACCTTCCTGGAACTCTCGACCCTCACTGGAGATCCGCGCTATCAGCAGGCCGCCGACGCCTACATGTCCTGGTTTATGCAGACCTGCGCGAGCCCCACCACCGGCCTCTTCGCCTGGGGCGAGCACATGTTCTACAACGTCGTCCGGGAAGACATCGAGGCCAACCGCCATGAACTCGAGCGCCAGCTCCCCCCGTGGGAAGAGCTCTGGCGCCTGAATCCCGAGGCTGTCCGCCGCGAGATCGAAGGTCTCTACACCTACCACATCCACGACAAGGAGACCTTCAACTTCGACCGGCACGGCAACTTCTATACCGGCAAGTTCGACGACCCGCAGGTGCGCGGGCCCTACACCAAGCACTCCGGGCTCTACGCCTACTCGTTCCTCTTCCTTTACACAAAGACCGGAGAGCAGAAGCACCTCGACTGGGCGCTCAAGGCCGGGCAGATGTTCTGGAAGGTCCGCAACCCTCAGACGAACCTGATCGGCGGGGCCTGGGCGCCGGTGCAGAGCGGCCCCACCAACCTGCCGGGCCACCTCTCCTGGTATCTCCTTCATGCTTACCGCCTGGACCGCCGGCAGACCGTGCTGCGCGATGTCGCCGCGGGCCTCGCCAAGGCCTATATGCAGGCCTCCTGGGATCCAGTGGCCCGCCGCTACCATCGCGACGTGAATGTCTCTGACGCCAAGCCGCTGCCCGGCTACCTCTCCCCGTGGAGCGACGGACAGGGTGAGTCCGGCATGTTCGGCCAGGCGGCCCTCATGGCTTTCCAGGAGACCGGTGATCCGCAATTCATGGAGTTCGCCCGCCGCTACGCGCAGGCCGCCTTCGAGGATCCCATATCGTCCGGCATCCATCCCGAAACCTACGGCAAGAGCCTCGAGTTCCTCCTCGATATGTTCGAGGCAACCCATGAGACGGCCTACCTCAAGGCGGTCCGCCGCTTCGCCGCCAAAGCCTGCGACACCCTGTTCGAGAACGGTCTCATCAAGGAGACCCCGGACGGCTACATCTACAATGCCTCCTCCGGAGCCGGCGACCTGGCCCACGCGCTGCTGCGCGCCGCGAAAGTCGAATCCGCAGCCGGCGTTCCGGCCTCCGCTGACGACCGTTTCCCCGTCCTCGACTCCTGGTCCTTCCCGAAGCTCGTCAAGGCCGGCCAGCCCGTGTCCATCTCCCTGAAACCGGGCCCGCTGCCGCAAGGCGCGCGGATGGTGCTCATCGCCGATGCCAGCCAGGAGATCCAGCCGTCGATCTCCGCCCCGGGCGTCTACCGGTTCGAACTACCGGCCTCCACAACGGGTGGCGCCCGCCACTTTGCCGCGCGCGTCCGTGTCACGGGCAGCCTCTCCTGGCAGGCCTGGTCCGGTCAGCAGACGGTCTGGACTAGCGAGATCGCCGCCTTTCCCAATATCCTGCTGGGAGGCCAGCCCGCCCCCGGTGTCGAGAGACTCGCCGCGGCGGCAATCAACGGCAGGCCACCAGCCAACGCCCTGCCGTGGTTGTTCCGCCTGCCCGCCGCCGCCACGCGTTCCACCCTCAGCGTGCATCTGACACCGGAGGAGATGGATCCTTACCTGCCCAACTCGCTGAAGCTCTATCGCCAGGTCAACCACACCTGGGTGCCTGTAGCGTCGAAAGTGGACCCCGCGGCCCGCTCGCTCACCACCCAGGCCGCCCCCGGCCTCTACGCCATCGGCGGCGAACCTCGCTTGAACTGGCGCCTGCCCACCGATGGAGCCTTGCTGGTCTCGCCTGTCGTGGCTGACTTCCAGCACGACGGCAAAACCCTCCAGATCGCCCTCGCCACTAACGACATCGACCGGTCGCTCCACTTGCTGCGCCCGGATGGCACCTCCCTTTGGCGCTTCCCGGCCAAGGGCGCCCTCACCACGCCCGTCCTCGTTCAGACCGGCAGCCAGCCGGCCATCGCCTTTGCATCCCTGGACACGCTCTACCTCGTCAACGCCCAGGGCCGGGAACAGTGGAGCCGCAAATTCAATAGCCGCGTCCTGCCGCCTGCCTTCACGCAGGGGCGGCTCTATGCCGCCACCGCCGGCGGTGAACTGCTGGTGCTCGATCCCACCGGCGCCGTCCTATGGAGGTACGCGCTCGGCGCCGCCGCCGTGACTTCGCCCGTGGTCACAGATCTCCTGGGCGACGGCAGCCGAGTCATCCTGCTGGGCGGCGCCGATGCCAAGCTCCACGCCATTGTCGAAAACAAAGGGGAACTCTGGGCGGCGGAGGCCCGCGGACCGCGCTTCCTGCCGCCTGCTGTCGGCGACATCGACGGTGACGGCAAACTGGAAGTCGTCTTCGCCGCCAAGTCCGTCTCCACCGCGCACGAGGTGGTTGCCCTCAACGCGAAGGGCGTCCGCCTCTGGGCCCACGAAGCGCACCGCGAGGGCGAGTGGGCTCCGGTCCTGGCCGACATGCAGGGCCTGGGCTACAAGCAGGTCATCGTCGAGACCGAACTCTCGCCCTGGCCCAAGTGCGAGTTGACGATCCTCGATCGCGACGGCCGCCGTCTGCGCGGCATCCCCATCCAGAGCCGGGTCACACTCATCCCGGTAGCCACTGACCTCGACGCCGATGGCAAGCTCGACCTCGTCTTCCCGTGCAACGAAGACCGCCGCATGCATGCCGTCGCCAACTCCGGAGCCGACCTCTGGAGCTTCGCGCCGAAGAGCCTCAACTACACCGGAGCCAAGATGAAAGGCGGCGGCTCACCGGCCATTGCCGACATCGACGGCGACGGCCGCCTCGAACTCGTGGTCGGCGATGACGAGACCGTGTTGAACTGCATCCGTACCGAAACCCGGCAGCCGCCGCGCACCATTGTCATCGGCGAGTTCCGGCATTCGGGCGCACACACGGGCAATTGA
- a CDS encoding Gfo/Idh/MocA family protein — MDFSRRGFLEMNAALATSMSAQVAPNDRIQLACIGCGARAHELMAGAMAHPQFEITQVVDAYTGRTERALDRIKETRGNTAKIRRDYREVIADKSVDAIICATPDHWHKQIVVEAMKAGKDVYCEKPLTYKSAEGLEIIATARDTGRMLQVGSQGMSTMSQVRAKQMIKEGKLGKVTMIRAAYNRNSASGAWIYPIPPDANPQTVNWDMFLGSAPKHGFDLERFFRWRCYRDYSGGIATDLFVHLCTTIHFLMDAKVPSKVMGMGGLYRWKESRDVPDTLNAVLEYPEGFTVNLSSTFNNQSSSEASFMFLGTEGTLSVGWGELKYWPEHIGEDNRWIVESWPKKLEEAYYKDPKVQKEEMPSLAKAHLVEGGTEWREQGQDATIIHFWHFLNSIKTRKSYWEDAVAGHHAAACAHMVNQSAREGRMVQWDFARDDVKA, encoded by the coding sequence ATGGACTTCAGTCGTCGTGGATTTCTCGAAATGAACGCTGCTCTGGCCACGTCCATGAGCGCGCAGGTCGCCCCGAACGACCGCATTCAACTGGCCTGCATCGGCTGCGGAGCCCGCGCCCACGAGTTGATGGCCGGCGCCATGGCCCACCCCCAGTTCGAGATCACCCAGGTGGTGGACGCCTACACCGGCCGCACGGAACGCGCGCTCGACCGCATCAAGGAGACCCGCGGCAACACCGCCAAGATCCGCCGCGACTACCGCGAAGTCATCGCCGACAAGTCGGTCGACGCCATCATCTGCGCCACTCCGGACCACTGGCACAAGCAGATCGTCGTCGAGGCCATGAAGGCTGGCAAGGACGTCTATTGCGAGAAGCCTCTCACCTATAAGTCCGCGGAGGGACTGGAGATCATCGCCACGGCCAGGGACACGGGCCGCATGCTGCAGGTGGGCTCCCAGGGCATGAGTACGATGTCGCAGGTCCGGGCTAAGCAGATGATCAAGGAAGGCAAGCTGGGCAAGGTGACGATGATCCGCGCGGCCTACAACCGCAACTCCGCCTCCGGAGCCTGGATCTACCCCATCCCGCCCGACGCCAATCCGCAGACCGTGAACTGGGACATGTTCCTGGGGTCGGCTCCCAAGCACGGCTTCGATCTGGAACGGTTCTTCCGCTGGCGCTGCTATCGCGACTACTCCGGCGGCATTGCCACGGACCTGTTCGTGCATCTCTGCACCACCATCCACTTCCTGATGGACGCCAAAGTGCCGTCCAAGGTGATGGGCATGGGCGGGCTATATCGTTGGAAAGAATCGCGCGACGTGCCCGATACGCTCAATGCCGTACTCGAGTATCCGGAAGGATTCACCGTGAACCTCAGCTCGACGTTCAACAACCAGTCGAGCTCTGAGGCGAGCTTCATGTTCCTGGGTACCGAAGGCACTTTGTCCGTCGGCTGGGGCGAGCTGAAGTACTGGCCGGAGCACATCGGCGAAGACAACCGCTGGATCGTCGAGTCGTGGCCGAAGAAGCTGGAAGAGGCTTATTACAAAGACCCGAAGGTCCAGAAGGAAGAGATGCCGTCGCTCGCCAAGGCCCATCTGGTGGAAGGCGGCACCGAGTGGCGCGAACAGGGGCAGGACGCCACCATCATCCACTTCTGGCACTTTCTGAACTCAATCAAGACCCGCAAATCCTACTGGGAAGACGCGGTGGCGGGCCATCATGCGGCGGCTTGCGCCCACATGGTCAACCAGAGCGCCCGCGAGGGCCGCATGGTGCAATGGGACTTCGCCCGGGACGACGTTAAGGCGTAA